A segment of the Phocoena sinus isolate mPhoSin1 chromosome 11, mPhoSin1.pri, whole genome shotgun sequence genome:
CATAATAGGCAAAATGTCCACAATACAACTTGAAATCATGTCACACCAAGAACCAAGAAAATCACAACTTGAATGACAGAAGATAGCCAACGGATGGCAACATCCACAGATGTAaatcagatgttggaattatcggACCAGAATTTTAGAGCGGTCATCATAAAAACCATTCAGCAATCAATTATAAAGTCtcttgaaacaaatggaaaaatagaaagtttcagcaaggacataaaattaattatcttaaaaacaacaaatggaaattatagaactCAAAAATACAGCATCACCAATGAATCACTCAGTGGATGGGATCAAGAGTAGAGTGGAGATGACAGAGGATAAAAGTGGTGATCTTGAGGACACAGTAGAATTCACCCAATCTGCgtaagagagaaaatagactgaaaaaataaggcaaagtgtataaggatctctctgtattattattattttttttacgaATATATGTGTTCTGTATTAGGATGCTCACAAGAATGACACATTAGCACTGTCCTTCTGATGTGATAGAGAATACATACATCTGACCCACATCATGGCAGGAAATAGGCAAGAGGTCAGGGCTCTCAGAGCTGGTACCAAGTGTCTACTGAAGAAATCTCCATTCACCAAAGCAAGGATGTTCCCTTGAATTCCATCATCTTTGCTGTAGCTTCAAGTTCTCCACGACTGGCCCAGAATCCTCCATTCCAGAACCTCTTGCCACACCTTCAAGACCTAGGTCAACTGTCCCATGTCTCACTCACCAAGGCGCCTCTGGAATTTTGCAGTGTATCTCTTTGGTATGTTGCTGCCCTGCCACCCTCAGAGGCGTAGGTGGGAGTTGGGGGGAAATATATTACCAAAAGCAAACAGCAGGGGTACATCAGAAACTGACTCTTGGGACATATACCCAACAACCTCAGAGAATACATGCTTCCTCCCCAAATGATACATAATGTCCTAGAGAGCAAAGGAAACCCCTTGATTATTCAAACACGATCCTGTATGCTGGGCACAAGGGATACAAAGTGGACAGTGTTTACTTCCATCATGCCCTGCACAGTAGGAAGGTGGCACCTGAAAGCTGGAACCAAATCTCTACCTTGGCTCTTCCCTGCCTTTGAATGGTGTCACCCACCCTGCTTCCACCTGTTCTGGGCATGCATTTTCCAAAAGGGAGGATAAGATGGCAGAGAGAGAGTGGAAGTGGAGATTACAGGAGAGGCTGGGAAGGAGATGACAAcctaaaaacaagataaaaacaatacaaaaatacaaaaaccaaattgagcactaaaatattttataacaatagAAGGTAGCTggaaatactatatgctaacagaCAAACGATACATAACCCCTGGGGTAGCAGTCAGCAGCAGGGAGTGTGGCAGTGGCCACCTGTTTAGACTAAGAGCCTTTCAATGGACTGTTGGATGGATTGGATCTGCTGCTTCAGTTGTGAGCCTTCTTTGATGGTGACAGAACAGGCGATGACAGGCCTGGAGGCCCCACAGGCTCGTCCCAGGGCCTGCTTGGAGCGCACAAACACGTAGGGCACATTCTTGTCCTCACACAGCAGTGGGAGGTACAGAATGATCTCCAGGGGCTCGGCGTCTGCAGCCATCACAGTGAACTCAGAGATGCCTCTGTTGAGGGTTTCTGTGGCCTCATTGGCTCCTTTTCGAAGCTGCTTGTAGTTACATGACTGCTGAACGAGGTCCAATAGTTTCTTGGTGAGGTGGGCATCTGCGGGAGGGTAGGCCTTCAGATTTACATCAGCCTCAGTCATTCCTGAGCACTGAGCAGTTCGCCCGCAGCGGTGCCGTCTAACCCTGGGTTTGGAGGCCGCAGATTATACATGTGTGCGGTGCCGCGGCGGCACCGCGGTTCTAAGTGGTGACCCATTGATGATGGCCCAGTGGGAACACTCACCATTGAGTCCGCCTCGGCGGTGTCCTGCCTGATGCCGCAAGgacctctgtattatttcttacagttaCATGTGAACCTACAATTACATCAAGAAAAACTTTGTTAAGAAAGGAAATAGCTTTTCAGTATCACattaataattgaaattaaaaaaataaataaataaataaaataaaaatatggtaaaccagaaaaaaaaaaataattgaaatttttacTACTGCAT
Coding sequences within it:
- the LOC116762509 gene encoding NHP2-like protein 1, which translates into the protein MTEADVNLKAYPPADAHLTKKLLDLVQQSCNYKQLRKGANEATETLNRGISEFTVMAADAEPLEIILYLPLLCEDKNVPYVFVRSKQALGRACGASRPVIACSVTIKEGSQLKQQIQSIQQSIERLLV